The following coding sequences lie in one Streptomyces xiamenensis genomic window:
- a CDS encoding DUF4352 domain-containing protein: MTATATPQPRTSFRRRRIQALAGLAAVTLALGALTACGEDKPTKNEGAASPADSDTTQEETPDEDTAEDDAADDAAAGSGSDYFTVDDMAVWEESGIEISAEAPEAFTPGEYAFVEAEEYDAYKVEFTLTNTGTERLETAFIMPFAYDENGIEVEDIFDGDIGMGFQSKVDPGVTVTAEYGFALPPGSTSFTVEISDLLDEEAVWKFEL, from the coding sequence ATGACCGCCACCGCCACGCCGCAGCCCCGTACCTCCTTCCGCCGCCGTCGGATCCAGGCCCTGGCCGGACTCGCGGCCGTCACCCTGGCCCTGGGCGCGCTGACCGCCTGCGGCGAGGACAAGCCGACCAAGAACGAGGGGGCGGCGAGCCCGGCGGACAGCGACACGACGCAGGAGGAGACCCCGGACGAGGACACCGCGGAGGATGACGCGGCGGACGACGCGGCGGCCGGGAGCGGCTCGGACTACTTCACCGTCGACGACATGGCGGTGTGGGAGGAGAGCGGGATCGAGATCAGCGCGGAGGCCCCCGAGGCCTTCACCCCGGGCGAGTACGCGTTCGTCGAGGCCGAGGAGTACGACGCCTACAAGGTCGAGTTCACCCTGACGAACACGGGCACCGAGCGGCTGGAAACCGCCTTCATCATGCCGTTCGCCTACGACGAGAACGGCATCGAGGTCGAGGACATCTTCGACGGCGACATCGGCATGGGCTTCCAGAGCAAGGTCGACCCGGGTGTCACCGTCACCGCCGAGTACGGTTTCGCGCTTCCCCCCGGCAGCACGTCCTTCACCGTCGAGATCTCCGACCTCCTCGACGAGGAAGCGGTCTGGAAGTTCGAGCTCTGA
- the mfd gene encoding transcription-repair coupling factor: MSLHGLLDAVVEDPALAEAVTAARAGTRRQVDLVGPPAARALSVAALARGAGRTVLAVTATGREAEDLAAALRSLLPPDGVVEYPSWETLPHERLSPRADTVGRRLAVLRRLAHPSADDPGAGPVSVVVAPIRSVLQPQVAGLGDLEPVSLRGGQSVQLERVTAALAAAAYQRVELVEKRGEFAVRGGILDVFPPTEEHPLRVELWGDEIEEIRYFKVADQRSLEIAEHGLWAPPCRELLLTDAVRERAAVLAEEHPELGELLGKIAEGIAVEGMESLAPVLVDDMELLLDVLPAGAMAVVCDPERVRTRAADLVATSQEFLMASWAASAGGGDAPIDVGAASLRGIAEVREHAAELGMPWWTVSPFSADATAEDDSVRLGLRAAESYRGDTARALADTKGWLADGWRVVYLTEGQGPASRTAEVLSGEGIAARLAARGLPGEIAPALVHVACGAIEHGFTDPALRLAVLTETDLTGQKAAGRDGARMPARRRKTLDPLTLEAGDYIVHEQHGVGRYIEMVQRTVQGATREYLLVEYAPAKRGQPGDRLFVPTDQLEQVTKYVGGEAPTLHRLGGADWTKTKARAKKAVKEIAADLIKLYSARMAAPGHAFGPDTPWQRELEDAFPYAETPDQLTTIGEVKEDMEKSVPMDRLICGDVGYGKTEIAVRAAFKAVQEGKQVAVLVPTTLLVQQHFGTFSERYAQFPVAVRALSRFQSESDSKAVLEGLREGSVDVVIGTHRLFSSEVKFKDLGLVIVDEEQRFGVEHKEQLKKLRANVDVLTMSATPIPRTLEMAVTGIREMSTITTPPEERHPVLTFVGPYEEKQIGAALRRELLREGQVFYIHNRVESIDRAAARLRAIVPEARIATAHGQMSESALEQVVVDFWEKKFDVLVSTTIVESGIDISNANTLIVERGDTFGLSQLHQLRGRVGRGRERGYAYFLYPPERPLTETAHERLATIAQHTEMGAGMYVAMKDLEIRGAGNLLGGEQSGHIAGVGFDLYVRMVGEAVADYRATLEAGGGEPEEAPLEVKIELPVDAHVPHDYAPGERLRLQAYRSIAAATTEEDIAAVREELTDRYGPLPEPVENLLLVAGLRMLARSCGVGDITLQGNKIRFSPVELRESQELRLTRVYPGSVVKRAAGQVLVPRPATARVGGKPLTGRQLLAWTGEFLTTIPGS, translated from the coding sequence ATGAGCCTGCACGGCCTGCTCGATGCCGTCGTCGAAGATCCCGCCCTCGCCGAGGCGGTCACCGCCGCGCGCGCCGGCACGCGCCGGCAGGTGGATCTCGTCGGGCCACCCGCCGCCCGGGCGCTGTCCGTCGCCGCCCTGGCGCGCGGTGCCGGACGTACCGTGCTGGCCGTCACCGCCACCGGGCGGGAGGCCGAGGACCTGGCCGCCGCGCTGCGCTCGCTGCTGCCCCCGGACGGCGTCGTCGAGTACCCGTCCTGGGAGACGCTGCCGCACGAGCGGCTCTCGCCGCGCGCCGACACCGTCGGCCGCCGGCTCGCCGTCCTGCGCCGCCTGGCTCACCCGAGCGCGGACGACCCGGGCGCCGGTCCCGTCTCCGTCGTGGTCGCGCCGATCCGCTCCGTGCTCCAGCCGCAGGTGGCCGGGCTCGGTGACCTGGAGCCGGTCAGCCTGCGGGGCGGGCAGAGCGTCCAGCTGGAGCGGGTGACCGCCGCGCTCGCCGCCGCCGCGTACCAGCGGGTGGAGCTGGTCGAGAAGCGCGGCGAGTTCGCCGTGCGCGGCGGCATCCTCGATGTCTTCCCGCCCACCGAGGAGCACCCGCTGCGGGTGGAGCTGTGGGGCGACGAGATCGAGGAGATCCGCTACTTCAAGGTCGCCGACCAGCGGTCCCTGGAGATCGCCGAGCACGGCCTGTGGGCGCCGCCGTGCCGTGAGCTGCTGCTGACCGACGCCGTACGGGAGCGGGCCGCCGTGCTCGCCGAGGAGCATCCGGAGCTGGGTGAACTGCTCGGCAAGATCGCCGAGGGCATCGCGGTGGAGGGTATGGAGTCCCTCGCCCCGGTCCTGGTCGATGACATGGAGCTGCTGCTGGACGTCCTGCCCGCCGGGGCGATGGCCGTGGTGTGCGACCCGGAGCGGGTCCGCACCCGGGCGGCCGACCTGGTCGCCACCAGCCAGGAGTTCCTGATGGCCTCCTGGGCGGCGAGCGCCGGCGGCGGGGACGCGCCCATCGATGTCGGCGCCGCCTCGCTGCGCGGCATCGCCGAGGTGCGCGAGCACGCCGCCGAGCTGGGCATGCCGTGGTGGACGGTCAGCCCGTTCAGCGCGGACGCCACCGCCGAGGACGACAGCGTCCGGCTGGGGCTGCGGGCCGCCGAGTCCTACCGGGGCGACACCGCGCGGGCGCTCGCCGACACCAAGGGCTGGCTGGCGGACGGCTGGCGCGTCGTCTACCTCACCGAGGGCCAGGGCCCGGCCTCCCGCACCGCCGAGGTGCTGTCGGGCGAGGGCATCGCGGCCCGGCTGGCGGCCAGGGGCCTGCCGGGCGAGATCGCGCCCGCGCTGGTCCATGTGGCCTGCGGCGCGATCGAGCACGGCTTCACCGATCCGGCGCTGCGCCTGGCGGTTCTCACCGAGACCGACCTCACCGGGCAGAAGGCGGCCGGCCGCGACGGCGCCCGGATGCCGGCCCGCCGCCGCAAGACGCTGGACCCGCTGACCCTGGAGGCCGGCGACTACATCGTCCACGAGCAGCACGGGGTGGGCCGCTACATCGAGATGGTGCAGCGCACCGTGCAGGGCGCGACCCGCGAGTACCTGCTGGTGGAGTACGCCCCGGCCAAGCGCGGCCAGCCCGGCGACCGGCTGTTCGTCCCCACCGACCAGCTGGAGCAGGTCACCAAGTACGTGGGCGGTGAGGCGCCGACCCTGCACCGGCTGGGCGGCGCGGACTGGACCAAGACCAAGGCGCGGGCGAAGAAGGCGGTCAAGGAGATCGCCGCCGACCTGATCAAGCTGTACTCGGCGCGGATGGCGGCCCCCGGGCACGCCTTCGGCCCGGACACCCCCTGGCAGCGGGAGCTGGAGGACGCCTTCCCCTACGCCGAGACTCCCGATCAGCTCACCACGATCGGGGAGGTCAAGGAGGACATGGAGAAGTCGGTCCCGATGGACCGGCTGATCTGCGGCGACGTCGGGTACGGCAAGACCGAGATCGCGGTGCGCGCCGCGTTCAAGGCGGTGCAGGAGGGCAAGCAGGTGGCGGTGCTGGTGCCCACCACCCTCCTCGTGCAGCAGCACTTCGGCACGTTCTCCGAGCGGTACGCGCAGTTCCCGGTGGCGGTGCGGGCGCTCTCCCGCTTCCAGTCGGAGTCCGACTCCAAGGCGGTGCTCGAAGGGCTGCGCGAGGGGTCGGTGGACGTGGTGATCGGCACCCACCGGCTGTTCTCCTCGGAGGTGAAGTTCAAGGACCTCGGTCTGGTGATCGTGGACGAGGAGCAGCGGTTCGGCGTCGAGCACAAGGAGCAGCTGAAGAAGCTGCGGGCCAACGTGGACGTGCTGACGATGTCGGCGACGCCGATCCCGCGCACTCTGGAGATGGCGGTGACCGGCATCCGGGAGATGTCGACGATCACCACGCCGCCGGAGGAGCGGCACCCGGTGCTGACGTTCGTCGGCCCGTACGAGGAGAAGCAGATCGGGGCGGCGCTGCGGCGTGAGCTGCTGCGCGAGGGCCAGGTCTTCTACATCCACAACCGGGTGGAGTCCATCGACCGGGCGGCGGCGCGGCTGCGCGCGATCGTGCCGGAGGCGCGGATCGCCACGGCGCACGGGCAGATGAGCGAGTCGGCGCTGGAGCAGGTGGTGGTGGACTTCTGGGAGAAGAAGTTCGACGTGCTGGTCTCGACGACGATCGTGGAGTCCGGCATCGACATCTCCAACGCCAACACCCTGATCGTGGAGCGCGGCGACACCTTCGGGCTCTCGCAGCTGCACCAGCTGCGCGGCCGGGTGGGCCGGGGCCGCGAGCGCGGCTACGCGTACTTCCTCTACCCGCCGGAGCGTCCGCTGACGGAGACCGCGCACGAGCGGCTGGCGACGATCGCCCAGCACACCGAGATGGGCGCGGGCATGTACGTGGCGATGAAGGACCTGGAGATCCGGGGCGCGGGCAATCTGCTGGGCGGGGAGCAGTCCGGGCACATCGCCGGGGTGGGCTTCGATCTGTATGTGCGGATGGTCGGCGAGGCGGTGGCGGACTACCGGGCGACGCTGGAGGCCGGTGGCGGCGAGCCGGAGGAGGCGCCGCTGGAGGTGAAGATCGAGCTGCCGGTGGACGCCCATGTGCCGCACGACTACGCGCCGGGTGAGCGGCTGCGGCTCCAGGCGTACCGCTCGATCGCGGCGGCGACGACGGAGGAGGACATCGCGGCGGTGCGCGAGGAGCTGACCGACCGCTACGGTCCGCTGCCCGAGCCGGTGGAGAACCTGCTGCTGGTGGCGGGGCTGCGGATGCTGGCGCGGTCCTGCGGGGTGGGGGACATCACGCTCCAGGGCAACAAGATCCGCTTCTCGCCGGTGGAGCTGCGCGAGTCGCAGGAGCTGCGGCTGACCCGGGTGTACCCGGGGTCCGTGGTGAAGCGGGCGGCGGGGCAGGTGCTGGTGCCGCGCCCCGCGACGGCGAGGGTCGGCGGGAAGCCGCTGACGGGGCGGCAGCTGCTGGCGTGGACGGGCGAGTTCCTGACGACGATCCCGGGGTCCTGA